A window from Azoarcus sp. DD4 encodes these proteins:
- a CDS encoding PEP-CTERM sorting domain-containing protein: MNSSVPLSRIASAGLALGGLALPQLATAGLITGNDAAGFRTGSFLLEIGYADLGFNGTSYTNYPAYDYQTAVSTGAGTELIFGAALAAGTLIDASESYGSGTETLYQRWQSGYMGYTPGYTSCGRYSCWTYPGYSYPVVTGSGSGGAWLGDTSGYLGFRFLDDGWHYGWAELTVSDGSFDIGDWAYESVAGVGVEAGSRLSLASAQDVQGVPEPGSLALLALGATGLASLRKRRAARLH, from the coding sequence ATGAACTCTTCCGTCCCGCTGTCCCGTATCGCCTCCGCCGGCCTAGCGCTCGGCGGGCTCGCCCTTCCCCAACTCGCCACCGCCGGGCTGATCACCGGCAACGACGCCGCCGGCTTCCGCACCGGCAGCTTCCTGCTCGAGATCGGCTACGCCGATCTCGGTTTCAACGGCACTTCCTACACCAACTACCCCGCCTACGACTACCAGACCGCGGTGAGCACCGGTGCCGGGACCGAGCTGATCTTCGGCGCGGCGCTTGCCGCCGGTACCCTGATCGACGCCAGCGAAAGCTACGGCAGCGGCACCGAGACGCTCTACCAGCGCTGGCAGAGCGGCTACATGGGCTACACGCCCGGCTACACCAGTTGCGGGCGCTACAGTTGCTGGACCTATCCCGGCTATTCCTACCCGGTGGTGACCGGCTCGGGCAGCGGCGGCGCCTGGCTCGGCGATACCTCCGGCTATCTCGGTTTCCGCTTCCTCGACGACGGCTGGCACTACGGCTGGGCCGAGCTCACGGTGTCGGACGGCAGCTTCGACATCGGCGACTGGGCCTACGAGTCGGTCGCCGGCGTGGGCGTGGAAGCGGGCAGCCGGCTGTCGCTGGCGAGCGCGCAGGATGTGCAGGGCGTACCCGAACCGGGCAGCCTGGCGCTGCTGGCGCTCGGCGCCACCGGCCTCGCCAGCCTGCGCAAGCGCCGCGCCGCCCGCCTCCACTGA